The following DNA comes from Bos indicus x Bos taurus breed Angus x Brahman F1 hybrid chromosome 5, Bos_hybrid_MaternalHap_v2.0, whole genome shotgun sequence.
CCAGGTAtgatagaaggaaggaaatggtgacAGTGTTGTATGGTTAGCAGCAAGTCCCAAGGTATTTGAATCAGGACTGATGAATGGAACTAGAGAATCTTCCAGCCCTGCTATCCTTCACCCTCTGGAGTCTGGAGAGGGAAGTGTCTATTGCAGCATTACTGGGTGCTCCCTATAGAGCAAACAGGAGCACAGACAGGAGGGTTGCTGCTCAGCTAGCAATAAGCCAGCCACTGCCactccccagctccccagccaCTTGAAAGGCTAATGCTCTAAGGGGAGAAGAGCTGTATCCAGAGCTGAAGGAGGCCGAGAGGCCTGACTGCAGTTGATCAGTCTTTCCCTATCCCTCTGGCTGCCATTGGTGCTAACCAAGGCTGAAATTTTAGCCACCCGCTCTGTGGGTTGCACACTCCCCCTCCACCACTGACCCCAGGCCTGGGCCTGAGCCCAGTGCGTGTGccgggagcaggggtggggaggggagtgttGGCCTCACTGACAAAATCCATTTGGAATTTCTCAAGGTTGTGGTTTGGGGCTTCAGTTTGCCACAGAGTGTGTCTGAcgaaagaagagagaaagctaGTAAGAGAAAAGGAGCCAAAGAGAGCACAGAGGAAGGAACTGGAGGAAAACCGAAATAGTCCTGCTGTGATTTCATTGGCcattctcttccctcttcctgagTGTGAGAAATTCCTAGCCTGGATGTTCCTTATCATTATTTTCCCTCATATCCTATGTCTATTCTAGCTGCATCCATCTCTCTCCTGCTGTCCCATGCATACACGAAGCTCAGTCAGTGCCTAAAGGCCTACCTCCATCAAATTTCCAAACCAAGAATTCTCAGTGTGCAAGTGAAAATTTAGGACATCAAGTTTTACCATAAAGTACTACCCTAAACCAACACCCCTTGCTGTCTTTCCTACCTTGATCCTACCTGATTTTAAGGGTAATTGGGGGCAGATAAAGCTATTGCCTAGAGGTGTGAAAAGGACTATTTCTACATCTCCTGGCCAAGGAGATGACCTGACAGAGTCAGCATCCTGCAACCCCATAAACAATCAGTTATTTGTAAAGTTCTAAATTTGTGCTATAGCTTCCTTTTCTGAATTTAAAGATGATTGTTTATTTTCAATGATACTTGactaggaatagaaagaaagTGGAATTGGAATAAAAGAAGTTctgttttctctagttatggttaTCTCTTAAAAGATAAAGGAGCTATTTTGCTGAGATTAAGTGCAAAAGAGCTCTGATAAGGAAAGACAAACTACATATGCAAATAATTCAGGGGGATAGCATGCTGATTTTGCTGGTTTCCAGAGCAAAAAACTCCCAATTTTGAGAGTAGGAATCCTTTATATATGTTTCCCGTTAGTCTTGCATCTATCATCAAGTTCTCCAATTTGGAACCACAGAGAAAAGCACCTGCCATTTTTGAGTCCAGGTTCAATGGTGAGACATCTTCAGGACCTGAAAATCCCAGAACAGACGTGACCTTACTGTGTAGGGTAGGTGTCAAAACAAACCACAGCCGAAGAACCAAATCTGGCCCCGCAGTCcatttttgtgaataaagttttattggacatAGGCATGCCCGTgagttgaggaaaaaaaaaatccaagcccTGTTATAGGGCAGTGGCCAAGGCAAAATCTGGAGGCGGAACACAGAGAACCAGAATGGGGCCTATGTCTACCTCTTGAGTCCCTCACACCTAGAagtccccctgccccacccagtTTTTTCCACACTAAAAATTGTCAACTGAGTCACCTGAAGACCATTTCAAATCCTTTGTGGAATGGGGCATGATATACATAAAGTCACTGAGTGTGGGCGGGTAAGAGAATTCACCTGGAAAAGAAGCCAGGCCCGGGATCCCAAGTGTGGCTAGAAATATCACCATCTATAGTCACCATTCCAGgaacttaatttatttttattacaaacaAGAACCAAGAACAAGTCTCAGTACAATAAATTAGCCTTTCCCACCCCTCctgctgaagaaagaaaaagaggctcAGAGAGTCTTGGGTAAAATTCTTCCTTTGGAGGGTTCCCTTCAACATCTGAATAGGGGCAGACAGCTTCCCTAAGGGCCTTGACAGACAACTTTCAGGGTTTTTGAGTGCCCTGCACCGTGTCCCTTCCCTAAGAAGAAACCTCTCTACAACCGGCTCCTATGACTCCCTAAGATGGGGTCCAGGCTGCAGTAGAGGAGTTTGGAAACAGCAAATAGGAGTGAGAGGTCTCTTTCTGGATATAGGTTGTATGGCTCCACACAATGCTGGGGCTATCCCGCAAAAGAAAAGAGTGGTCAAATTATAGGGACTCCCCAGCCAAAAGGAATATGAATATGAGAGTTAAAGGGACCCCAGGTTGGGTGGCTGGGAGAGCAACACAGTTCATTTCATCTTCTTCCATTCAGGTGTTCAAGGAGCAGAAGAGGGTGACAGCTCCCTGACAAGGCCCTCCTACTGTGGGGGAGAGAGCCACACATCACAGACTCCACCTGACCCAAAGCTGTTTCCAGGTAGACACTTTGAGCTGCCAGGGACCAAGATTGACCCTGGACAGAAATCAGAGCAAAAGGCTGCAAAGGtggccctcccctgccccagccccgcaGTGAGGCTGACCCTCACTTACACACATTGACCCACTCTGTGACCTTGCACTCGTCACACAGCACGTAGCAGCACCAGTGGAAGCGGCAATTACAGCGCTCGACTCGGGTCTGCCGGAGCACGTTGTGCCCTCGGCCACAGCACAGGCTGCCACAGCTACCCAGCTGGTGGCTCGTCTTGTTGCAGGCCCGGCCCTGCGTGCCTGGGGAGCCCACAGTGGGGTCTCGCTCACAGAAGTCAGGAGAGTTCTCGAAGTAGACCAGCTCTCCTGAAAGGCGACGGGGCCGAAGACGGGGTTGAAAGGCTCCGGAGTTGCGGTTGTGAGTATCAATGAAGATGGCCCGGTCCAGCCGCTCCCTCAAGGCTGCTCCCACTGCCCGGAACTCTGGGGGTGCCCTCCAGCACGTCTTGAGCTGGCAGCTGCCTGACGTACCATGGCACTTGCATTTCCGCTTCAGGTTTTCAGTTACCACCTAGAGCATCAGCGAGGAAGAAATGAGAGGGGAGGGCAGCAAATGGACAGAGCACAGAGGTACAGGAAGGGGAGGGAGCAGAGAACATGCAGGAACAAAGAGAGGAAGAATGGCAAAGAACTATCAGAAGAGAAAGGGCACCGTGGGACGGCTAATAGCCCCACTCCCTCATTTCATGTTGGAGAACGGAAGCCAGAGCAGAGAGTAAATTGCCCATCTTCAACAATCAGCTGGTTACAGAGATTTGGCTGATAACTAGTCGGCAACAGGATTCAGCTCCAGTTGCCCTGACTCccagtccagtgctctttccaGAGTGAACACTGGTAAACCAGGGAGTCTAGCCCAGAGAACCCCTAAATTCTAGGGAAGGCAGTGACTTGCTTGGCTCCAGGCCACCCCGCAGGTAACAATCACCCCCCACAGCTCATCCTCTTATGCTGCTGTGCCCTCTCAAATCTAGCCAGGCCTTAAAAACGCCAGGAAGACCCAGGACAAGTTGCGCACACACATACCTGACGCCCCACCCTGTTGTTGTGGATCCGCATTCGTGCCTGGATGTCCCGAGGAGCTTCCCTGGAATCCAAAAAATCCCGAGAGAACTTCTCCCCGAAGTCCATGTCATGGTTACAGCCGCCCCATTCCCACGTGTCCTGGGGGCCAGGGCTGGGACCGGAGCCGGGGCCCGAGCTGGGCAGGGAGTGGGAAAAGCTCTTGCCCCGCGATAGTGCCTGCAGCTGCAGCAGTTTCGCCCTCAGTCGATCCTGCTCACCACTGCCCTTCCAGCCACAGCCACAGCTCACCAGCTTGCCCAGGCTGCAGGCGGTGGCTACCGCATGCATGACCCCAGCAGCcagcatggagaaggaaaaagcgcTCTCTCGGAAACCTGGGGATGAAAGGGGTGTGGATAGGGGTAGGTCTGACAAGCCACTGAGAGTAAGGAGGCCAAAGGAAACAGCCAACCTGCAATTCCAGAATTTCCTAACTGACTCCAGATCCTGCCTTTACCAGTTAAGTAGTTTAGGAGCAAGTcacaggagaaggaagggaacctaaaagcacagagtctcagtttcctcatctataaagggAGAGGATGAATTGAGATGATCCCTGAGGCCCATTCTTGCTCTGTTTAAGTCTGGGATTGTCAAGTGTGGATGAAAGAGCTAGGCTAGAGGGAAAGACCCCTGGGGATGAGAGATGACTAAGAGAGAGTCCTTGAGGTCTTTGAAGATATGTTCACTTAGTTCTATATCTGAAAGCCTTAGAAATTCCCCAGCTCTGCAGGTGGGATGGAAGCGGAGGCCttggttttgtgttgttgttttttttaatcaaggttATTTAAATCAGTCTTTTCACCAACTTACCCTCCACCAGCCCAAAATCCTCAAAGAGTTGGAGCTGTGGAGCTGTCCTTCCTCTTTCCAGTTTCTAGTTTTATATTTGCCTGTTAAGACTGCCCCTTGTATTTATCCTAACCTGTTATTACTCTGTAAAatgctgggagagggagagaggtggaGGTGATTCTCCCTAAGGTCCTCTTAAAATGTTGACTTCTTTGTTATGTTTTGGGAGTCACAGAGGCTCAGGATGACAAGCCTTCCCCAAGCTTAGATAGACATGCTTCCCACTGGGCCATCAAAGCCTTCCCCTATGCCAGGCCCTGTAGGAAAGCAGCCTCCCTCTCTGGAGCCTTGAGTGGATGTGAGCACCTCTTTAGGGGCCAGGCCTCTCCCGTCCCAGGATGCAGGGCTCCTGGCCCAGCCTCCTGATCCCCCAACCTCAAGCCTCCAGGGGTGAAGCTGTTTTCACAAGTCTTGGGAATTCCCCCGCAGATGGCAGCTGCCTATTAACCCCATAGTCCCCAAAGTATTGCCCCCACCCTTGGGCTGAGCCCGAGATGGATGTTTACTCCTTTAGGGAGTAAACTGGGGCATGGCCTGGCAAGAGACAGTGATGCACTTCCAGACCAGGGCCCCTAGGCCAGGCCCCACAGTGACCTCCTGTGGGGAACACCTCCAGTGAACACCTCCAGTGCTTCCTCACCTGCTCAAGTGAGAGCCACCTGGGGCCCCCACAGCACTGAGGAGGGGGATGCTCCCTGGCTTCAAAGCCATCCGGGTCTTTGTTCCCAGCTTCTGCTCCTGGGAACCCCAGTAATTAGGGGAGAAGGTTTAACCCTTAAACGGTTGGGGGCGTCACCCCACCCCCGCTGAGGCTATGGGGACACCAGCCTGGGCTTGTCCCATGCAGAGAGGAGGGGCAGAAAAATTGGGGGACGGGGAGGAGGGGGGCATTTAAAGCTTCTAGGGCTGGGGGCATCACTTGCTCACAGGTGCAGCCGAGATCAGCTGGGCGGAGGCAGGAAAGGGGGGCCCTGGGGTAGGGGAGCAGGGACCCAGCTGCCTTGCCGGCAGCGCGCAGGTGGAAGTCTGAAGCACGGGGCCCCAGACGGGTGGCCAGACCCTACTCCGCGCAGCTCCGGGGGGGAATTCCCGGAGAGGCCCCTCCCGGAGTGGTGAACCAGTCCCTTCCCGCCTCCGCTCGCGTCGgcgtgcccccccaccccccagccccggcGGCGGCGCAGCCTCGCCCGGTCAGGCTCACCGCGCTTGAGGATGGCGCTGTGGTGCGGCAGGCGGCCGCCGCCCTCGAGCGCCGAGCAGTTCCAGCGCTGGTCCCGCAGCTGGTGCTGGCACTCGTGGACCGCGATGTGCAGGCCCTGGAGCGCCGACGCCGTCACGTCGGGGCTGCGCAGGCACAGGCCCAGCTGCTGCTTGCTCAGGCCCGACAGCGTCAAGCACACGGTGTTGGCGGTCAGCGGCGGCTCGCCGCCGCCCGGCAGCTTCAAGCCCTGAATCTCATTGCCGAGGGCCCTGGGAACCGAGAAGGCGTCTCAGGTCTGCGGTCCAGGCCTTCGCGCCCCCTCCGACGTCTCCCGACCGGCCTCTAACCCAGGGCTTTCTCTCAAGGGCTGGGTGACAGGGGGACGGCTCACCGACTGCACAACGCCAGGAACAGGAGACCGGCGAGGCCCGAGGGCGGAGGCCGCGGCCGGGGCTCCTCCCGCATGTCGAATCCCGGGCCCGAAGGCCCCGATGGGCAGATCGAGCAGGGCCTGCAGGACAGGGACACTTGGGGAGCGCTCCAGAATAGGGTGGCTCACCCGGGCAACCGAAGGATGCCCAACTCCCGCTCCTAACTCACCAGGGCCACTCCACTAATCCCGCTCAAACAAAACAGTAAGATCACGCCCTTGATTCCCTGAGTACCTGGGCCCTGGAAGAAGTATGGGCCTAGAAACTGGGACTTACGCCAGCGTCCTGGAGCTCACCCAGCCAGACACAGTGCCCGGCACACTGACACACTCACGTGCAAACAGCTGGATAGTCTCACAAACAGCTCTCCATTACCCTGTCCACTGCTCCCTTTTCAAGGGCCCCAAGATTGGCTTCCCAGGCCCAACAAAGCTTCACCCTCTCACGCTCAGGAGGCCTAGGGGCAGGATTgagagggggcggggtgggggagtgtAGTCTCCAAGTGCCATCTAGCAGCTTCCCTGAAAAGGGTGGAGGAATGGGCTCCCGCTCCCACTCTGCCCTTTGCAGCCCCATTAGGGAGCCAGGGGAGGCTCCAGGTGCCACAAGTCTGGGAGGGGACCTTGCTTCCCTCTTGAAATGGGCCGTGGTGCCGGCTGAGTCCTTTACTTCGTCTGATACTTTTCCTAACTACACGTTCCTCTCCTCCTGGCACTGCCCATCTGGTCCCCACCAGGTCCTCAGcctcagcccccacccctccGCTCTCCACTCACTGGCCTCCAAATCTAGGGCCACTCCTTTATTTGCTAGGCTTTTATCTCTGGCAATATCCCGGGCTCTCTCTGCATCTCTGCGCCCCCGTGGGCGGATGCGTGTCTGTCTGACTACCAGAGTGCTTGTCGCGTCCCCGAGTGCGAGTCCCTGCCCTCCCTGCTTTCCCAATTCCGATTACCTCCAGCTGCTCTGGGGCCGAGTCTGCCACAGGCGCGGTTGGGTCGCCTGGGCTCGAGCTGTTCAAACTGTGGGGAGACTGCGTCGGGTTCTGGCCCCTCGGCAGAGCCGCATTCTTCCAGGGCAGGGCCACTCCTCTCCGCCGCTTCCCCAGCGCCGCCGCGGCCGccgggaggaagggagggagtgaTCGAGAAAGCTAGCGAGCGGGCAAGCACAGAACTGGGGGCTCTGGCTCTACTCGCGCGGAGCTCACCGGCGGCTCTGCCGCGGCTGACAGAGCTGCGGCCCCTCCCCGAGCCCGGGGCATCCCCACCCCAACTCCTCACACCCCCCGCCTTGACCCGGGGAGCCCAGCCGCTCCCCCTCCTCCCGGCGTACTCACACACCCTCTCCCCCGACGCTTGGGTTTCAGGCTTGGCCCCACCGAAGGGGGAGGTGGCCAGAGTTCCACTCACCTGCTCTGGGACCGCCAAGGCTGCAAGGAGGGTGTGGCGACCCAGACTAGAGAGCCAAGCCTCTGGTCCCCAGTGGTCAtgtctctttgcctcagtttcccccaccGATAGCTGAGTGACTGGAAGGTGCCTTTGACCAGATGAAGACGGAACTCAGATCGAACTTGCCTGGCTTGACTGGCTTGGTCTCCGCGCGAGAGCCTGGGGAGAGCGCACTGCAGGGCAATCTGAGCTGGCGGGAGTAGCTCCCTTCTGGGTGGCTTGGCTTCCGCCCACCTCGGAGCCCTACGCCTGCCCCTTGGGAGGGGTCAGCTC
Coding sequences within:
- the WNT10B gene encoding protein Wnt-10b isoform X1, whose protein sequence is MTTGDQRLGSLVWVATPSLQPWRSQSRPCSICPSGPSGPGFDMREEPRPRPPPSGLAGLLFLALCSRALGNEIQGLKLPGGGEPPLTANTVCLTLSGLSKQQLGLCLRSPDVTASALQGLHIAVHECQHQLRDQRWNCSALEGGGRLPHHSAILKRGFRESAFSFSMLAAGVMHAVATACSLGKLVSCGCGWKGSGEQDRLRAKLLQLQALSRGKSFSHSLPSSGPGSGPSPGPQDTWEWGGCNHDMDFGEKFSRDFLDSREAPRDIQARMRIHNNRVGRQVVTENLKRKCKCHGTSGSCQLKTCWRAPPEFRAVGAALRERLDRAIFIDTHNRNSGAFQPRLRPRRLSGELVYFENSPDFCERDPTVGSPGTQGRACNKTSHQLGSCGSLCCGRGHNVLRQTRVERCNCRFHWCCYVLCDECKVTEWVNVCK
- the WNT10B gene encoding protein Wnt-10b isoform X2; the protein is MREEPRPRPPPSGLAGLLFLALCSRALGNEIQGLKLPGGGEPPLTANTVCLTLSGLSKQQLGLCLRSPDVTASALQGLHIAVHECQHQLRDQRWNCSALEGGGRLPHHSAILKRGFRESAFSFSMLAAGVMHAVATACSLGKLVSCGCGWKGSGEQDRLRAKLLQLQALSRGKSFSHSLPSSGPGSGPSPGPQDTWEWGGCNHDMDFGEKFSRDFLDSREAPRDIQARMRIHNNRVGRQVVTENLKRKCKCHGTSGSCQLKTCWRAPPEFRAVGAALRERLDRAIFIDTHNRNSGAFQPRLRPRRLSGELVYFENSPDFCERDPTVGSPGTQGRACNKTSHQLGSCGSLCCGRGHNVLRQTRVERCNCRFHWCCYVLCDECKVTEWVNVCK